One window of the Rhipicephalus microplus isolate Deutch F79 chromosome 2, USDA_Rmic, whole genome shotgun sequence genome contains the following:
- the Fip1 gene encoding factor interacting with poly(A) polymerase 1 isoform X1 → MASATEDDDAWLYGDNEKTDAGATNERSSDSKSQADDSTHLQNKDESQQDDREAGELSCEDEQGQQSEEGPATDPVEADGEAKGPSFEADKNGDAGDGADEDEDDDDDDDDDVQVTIRDIKTSPYASYPGPTQTVNLNIKRGPPFTSNLGPGSGVPGVGKTKGLDIDEVALINGTSIYEFNIESLEDKPWRKPGADITDYFNYGFNEDTWKVYCDRQRKLRSDNNVPIKVPIPPVNENSKYTGVVIGVPPPPLGGKKAGPPPGRKMSGSIDVIGGGAPSLPSRRPGAAKEGVIQVIGSGDQPLGGITLPPTHMPPPGYMGMGLEGLGVPPPIPGMIPGIPPPGYETGAFPPPRFTHPPPPLPGSTGGGPGGDRGSSYGDDGRSSYYNGASGYGQSYGDDGGGSGGGSWSGRERSERSHGERGDRGERERDRERERPSSRRDYDDEERRESRRYREYYRERERERDRDRERDRRERGGGGEDEYEETSSSSRYERRHREHRGDKEERERHRSSRRRHHRGGDDEEEEERRSSKHKHKRSKKERPPVEEVEVPSSEAGGVLDAGGDESKAD, encoded by the exons ATGGCGTCCGCCACAGAGGACGATGATGCTTGGTTGTACGGTGATAACGAGAAAACGGACGCTGGTGCAACGAATGAAAGGAGCAGTGATTCGAAGTCACAGGCGGATGATTCAACACATTTGCAAAATAAAGATGAATCGCAACAG GATGACAGAGAAGCCGGTGAGCTCAGCTGTGAGGATGAGCAGGGGCAGCAGTCGGAGGAAGGTCCAGCCACGGACCCTGTGGAGGCCGATGGTGAAGCGAAAGGTCCAAGTTTCGAGGCTGACAAGAATGGCGACGCTGGAGACGGAGCGGATGAGGACgaggatgatgacgacgatgacgacgacgatgtgCAG GTGACAATACGAGACATCAAGACCTCCCCATACGCCAGCTATCCGGGACCAACGCAGACTGTCAACCTGAACATAAAGCGGGGGCCCCCGTTCACCAGCAACCTAGGTCCCGGCTCGGGGGTTCCGGGCGTGGGCAAGACCAAGGGCCTCGACATAGATGAGGTGGCGCTCATCAATGGCACATCCATTTACGAGTTCAACATTGAGTCCCTAGAGGACAAGCCGTGGCGCAAGCCAGGTGCCGACATCACCGACTATTTCAACTACGGCTTCAACGAGGACACCTGGAAAGTCTATTGCGACCGGCAGCGTAAGCTTCGGTCGGACAACAATGTGCCCATCAAG GTTCCCATCCCTCCGGTAAACGAGAACAGCAAGTACACAGGCGTGGTCATAGGCGTCCCTCCGCCCCCACTGGGCGGCAAGAAGGCAGGACCCCCACCGGGGCGCAAGATGTCCGGCAGCATCGACGTCATTGGCGGCGGCGCCCCGTCCTTGCCAAGCCGGCGACCGGGCGCCGCCAAGGAAGGGGTCATTCAG GTGATTGGCTCCGGAGACCAGCCCCTGGGTGGCATCACCCTTCCACCGACACACATGCCACCACCTGGCTACATGGGCATGGGCCTAGAAGGTCTCGGTGTGCCGCCGCCCATTCCAGGCATGATCCCCGGTATTCCACCACCGGGATACGAGACTGGTGCCTTCCCACCACCACGGTTCACACATCCACCGCCACCATTGCCAGGAAGCACCGGTGGCGGGCCCGGCGGAGACCGTGGCTCGTCTTACGGTGATGATGGCCGCTCGTCCTATTACAACGGTGCCAGTGGGTATGGCCAGTCGTATGGGGACGACGGCGGAGGCAGTGGCGGCGGATCCTGGTCGGGCCGGGAACGCAGCGAGCGCAGCCATGGCGAGCGAGGTGATCGTGGCGAACGAGAACGCGATCGGGAACGCGAAAGGCCCTCGTCGCGCCGGGACTACGACGACGAGGAGCGGCGTGAGTCACGGCGCTACCGCGAGTACTACCGCGAGCGGGAGCGAGAACGCGACAGGGACCGGGAGCGTGACCGGAGAGAGCGAGGAGGTGGCGGGGAGGACGAGTACGAGGAGACATCGTCGTCGTCACGCTACGAACGGCGGCATCGCGAGCACCGTGGAGACAAAGAGGAGCGAGAAAGGCATCGGTCAtcacgccgccgccaccaccgtggAGGTgatgacgaagaggaggaagaaaggcGCTCGTCTAAGCACAAGCACAAGCGGTCCAAGAAAGAGCGGCCACCTGTCGAAGAGGTCGAGGTGCCGTCTAGCGAGGCCGGTGGTGTGCTTGATGCTGGTGGTGATGAGTCGAAGGCTGACTGA
- the Fip1 gene encoding factor interacting with poly(A) polymerase 1 isoform X2, whose translation MASATEDDDAWLYGDNEKTDAGATNERSSDSKSQADDSTHLQNKDESQQDDREAGELSCEDEQGQQSEEGPATDPVEADGEAKGPSFEADKNGDAGDGADEDEDDDDDDDDDVQVTIRDIKTSPYASYPGPTQTVNLNIKRGPPFTSNLGPGSGVPGVGKTKGLDIDEVALINGTSIYEFNIESLEDKPWRKPGADITDYFNYGFNEDTWKVYCDRQRKLRSDNNVPIKVIGSGDQPLGGITLPPTHMPPPGYMGMGLEGLGVPPPIPGMIPGIPPPGYETGAFPPPRFTHPPPPLPGSTGGGPGGDRGSSYGDDGRSSYYNGASGYGQSYGDDGGGSGGGSWSGRERSERSHGERGDRGERERDRERERPSSRRDYDDEERRESRRYREYYRERERERDRDRERDRRERGGGGEDEYEETSSSSRYERRHREHRGDKEERERHRSSRRRHHRGGDDEEEEERRSSKHKHKRSKKERPPVEEVEVPSSEAGGVLDAGGDESKAD comes from the exons ATGGCGTCCGCCACAGAGGACGATGATGCTTGGTTGTACGGTGATAACGAGAAAACGGACGCTGGTGCAACGAATGAAAGGAGCAGTGATTCGAAGTCACAGGCGGATGATTCAACACATTTGCAAAATAAAGATGAATCGCAACAG GATGACAGAGAAGCCGGTGAGCTCAGCTGTGAGGATGAGCAGGGGCAGCAGTCGGAGGAAGGTCCAGCCACGGACCCTGTGGAGGCCGATGGTGAAGCGAAAGGTCCAAGTTTCGAGGCTGACAAGAATGGCGACGCTGGAGACGGAGCGGATGAGGACgaggatgatgacgacgatgacgacgacgatgtgCAG GTGACAATACGAGACATCAAGACCTCCCCATACGCCAGCTATCCGGGACCAACGCAGACTGTCAACCTGAACATAAAGCGGGGGCCCCCGTTCACCAGCAACCTAGGTCCCGGCTCGGGGGTTCCGGGCGTGGGCAAGACCAAGGGCCTCGACATAGATGAGGTGGCGCTCATCAATGGCACATCCATTTACGAGTTCAACATTGAGTCCCTAGAGGACAAGCCGTGGCGCAAGCCAGGTGCCGACATCACCGACTATTTCAACTACGGCTTCAACGAGGACACCTGGAAAGTCTATTGCGACCGGCAGCGTAAGCTTCGGTCGGACAACAATGTGCCCATCAAG GTGATTGGCTCCGGAGACCAGCCCCTGGGTGGCATCACCCTTCCACCGACACACATGCCACCACCTGGCTACATGGGCATGGGCCTAGAAGGTCTCGGTGTGCCGCCGCCCATTCCAGGCATGATCCCCGGTATTCCACCACCGGGATACGAGACTGGTGCCTTCCCACCACCACGGTTCACACATCCACCGCCACCATTGCCAGGAAGCACCGGTGGCGGGCCCGGCGGAGACCGTGGCTCGTCTTACGGTGATGATGGCCGCTCGTCCTATTACAACGGTGCCAGTGGGTATGGCCAGTCGTATGGGGACGACGGCGGAGGCAGTGGCGGCGGATCCTGGTCGGGCCGGGAACGCAGCGAGCGCAGCCATGGCGAGCGAGGTGATCGTGGCGAACGAGAACGCGATCGGGAACGCGAAAGGCCCTCGTCGCGCCGGGACTACGACGACGAGGAGCGGCGTGAGTCACGGCGCTACCGCGAGTACTACCGCGAGCGGGAGCGAGAACGCGACAGGGACCGGGAGCGTGACCGGAGAGAGCGAGGAGGTGGCGGGGAGGACGAGTACGAGGAGACATCGTCGTCGTCACGCTACGAACGGCGGCATCGCGAGCACCGTGGAGACAAAGAGGAGCGAGAAAGGCATCGGTCAtcacgccgccgccaccaccgtggAGGTgatgacgaagaggaggaagaaaggcGCTCGTCTAAGCACAAGCACAAGCGGTCCAAGAAAGAGCGGCCACCTGTCGAAGAGGTCGAGGTGCCGTCTAGCGAGGCCGGTGGTGTGCTTGATGCTGGTGGTGATGAGTCGAAGGCTGACTGA
- the Fip1 gene encoding factor interacting with poly(A) polymerase 1 isoform X3, which produces MASATEDDDAWLYGDNEKTDAGATNERSSDSKSQADDSTHLQNKDESQQDDREAGELSCEDEQGQQSEEGPATDPVEADGEAKGPSFEADKNGDAGDGADEDEDDDDDDDDDVQVTIRDIKTSPYASYPGPTQTVNLNIKRGPPFTSNLGPGSGVPGVGKTKGLDIDEVALINGTSIYEFNIESLEDKPWRKPGADITDYFNYGFNEDTWKVYCDRQRKLRSDNNVPIKDWRTGRNEVYLGDAQLAWQQQRQQQQQQQQGTLPPEPLLPQVPIPPVNENSKYTGVVIGVPPPPLGGKKAGPPPGRKMSGSIDVIGGGAPSLPSRRPGAAKEGVIQVIGSGDQPLGGITLPPTHMPPPGYMGMGLEGLGVPPPIPGMIPGIPPPGYETGAFPPPRFTHPPPPLPGSTGGGPGGDRGSSYGDDGRSSYYNGASGYGQSYGDDGGGSGGGSWSGRERSERSHGERGDRGERERDRERERPSSRRDYDDEERRESRRYREYYRERERERDRDRERDRRERGGGGEDEYEETSSSSRYERRHREHRGDKEERERHRSSRRRHHRGGDDEEEEERRSSKHKHKRSKKERPPVEEVEVPSSEAGGVLDAGGDESKAD; this is translated from the exons ATGGCGTCCGCCACAGAGGACGATGATGCTTGGTTGTACGGTGATAACGAGAAAACGGACGCTGGTGCAACGAATGAAAGGAGCAGTGATTCGAAGTCACAGGCGGATGATTCAACACATTTGCAAAATAAAGATGAATCGCAACAG GATGACAGAGAAGCCGGTGAGCTCAGCTGTGAGGATGAGCAGGGGCAGCAGTCGGAGGAAGGTCCAGCCACGGACCCTGTGGAGGCCGATGGTGAAGCGAAAGGTCCAAGTTTCGAGGCTGACAAGAATGGCGACGCTGGAGACGGAGCGGATGAGGACgaggatgatgacgacgatgacgacgacgatgtgCAG GTGACAATACGAGACATCAAGACCTCCCCATACGCCAGCTATCCGGGACCAACGCAGACTGTCAACCTGAACATAAAGCGGGGGCCCCCGTTCACCAGCAACCTAGGTCCCGGCTCGGGGGTTCCGGGCGTGGGCAAGACCAAGGGCCTCGACATAGATGAGGTGGCGCTCATCAATGGCACATCCATTTACGAGTTCAACATTGAGTCCCTAGAGGACAAGCCGTGGCGCAAGCCAGGTGCCGACATCACCGACTATTTCAACTACGGCTTCAACGAGGACACCTGGAAAGTCTATTGCGACCGGCAGCGTAAGCTTCGGTCGGACAACAATGTGCCCATCAAG GATTGGCGGACGGGGAGGAACGAAGTGTATTTGGGCGATGCCCAACTGGCCTGGCAGCAgcagaggcagcagcagcagcagcagcagcaagggaCCCTTCCCCCTGAACCTCTGCTGCCGCAGGTTCCCATCCCTCCGGTAAACGAGAACAGCAAGTACACAGGCGTGGTCATAGGCGTCCCTCCGCCCCCACTGGGCGGCAAGAAGGCAGGACCCCCACCGGGGCGCAAGATGTCCGGCAGCATCGACGTCATTGGCGGCGGCGCCCCGTCCTTGCCAAGCCGGCGACCGGGCGCCGCCAAGGAAGGGGTCATTCAG GTGATTGGCTCCGGAGACCAGCCCCTGGGTGGCATCACCCTTCCACCGACACACATGCCACCACCTGGCTACATGGGCATGGGCCTAGAAGGTCTCGGTGTGCCGCCGCCCATTCCAGGCATGATCCCCGGTATTCCACCACCGGGATACGAGACTGGTGCCTTCCCACCACCACGGTTCACACATCCACCGCCACCATTGCCAGGAAGCACCGGTGGCGGGCCCGGCGGAGACCGTGGCTCGTCTTACGGTGATGATGGCCGCTCGTCCTATTACAACGGTGCCAGTGGGTATGGCCAGTCGTATGGGGACGACGGCGGAGGCAGTGGCGGCGGATCCTGGTCGGGCCGGGAACGCAGCGAGCGCAGCCATGGCGAGCGAGGTGATCGTGGCGAACGAGAACGCGATCGGGAACGCGAAAGGCCCTCGTCGCGCCGGGACTACGACGACGAGGAGCGGCGTGAGTCACGGCGCTACCGCGAGTACTACCGCGAGCGGGAGCGAGAACGCGACAGGGACCGGGAGCGTGACCGGAGAGAGCGAGGAGGTGGCGGGGAGGACGAGTACGAGGAGACATCGTCGTCGTCACGCTACGAACGGCGGCATCGCGAGCACCGTGGAGACAAAGAGGAGCGAGAAAGGCATCGGTCAtcacgccgccgccaccaccgtggAGGTgatgacgaagaggaggaagaaaggcGCTCGTCTAAGCACAAGCACAAGCGGTCCAAGAAAGAGCGGCCACCTGTCGAAGAGGTCGAGGTGCCGTCTAGCGAGGCCGGTGGTGTGCTTGATGCTGGTGGTGATGAGTCGAAGGCTGACTGA